A stretch of Desulfobacter hydrogenophilus DNA encodes these proteins:
- a CDS encoding CoB--CoM heterodisulfide reductase iron-sulfur subunit A family protein, with product MTTENSAPVSGSIMVVGGGISGLTTALEAAEVGYEVFLIEKEASLGGRVTQLKHYFPKLCPPTCGLEINYRRLKDNKNIKVYTLSEVQNVDGTPGDYTVTVKSAPRYVNSNCTCCGECEKVCETEISNEFNFGMNRRKAAYLPHNMAFPQRYVMDSAMGKEDREKVKEACKYDAIDFTMEESTFDLKVGAVVFATGWQPYDATRIDNLGFGRYQNIITNMMLERLASSNGPTEGKIIRPSDDKAPETIAFAQCAGSRDENHLPYCSYICCMASLKHATYIRAQYPDAKIYIYYIDLRTPGRKYENFYAKLKEDENVFFVKGKVAEVSEESGTGNINLVAEDTISGNKIRQTVDMLVLATGMQPTCAIDKPAADLTFDDEGFIINDFSKGGLFAAGCANKPADVVTSNQNATGMALKAIQTLRR from the coding sequence ATGACTACAGAAAATTCAGCCCCGGTAAGTGGAAGCATTATGGTGGTTGGTGGTGGAATCAGCGGTCTGACGACCGCTTTGGAAGCTGCCGAAGTGGGCTACGAAGTCTTCCTGATTGAAAAGGAAGCTTCCCTTGGCGGAAGAGTTACCCAGCTCAAGCACTACTTCCCCAAACTCTGCCCGCCTACTTGCGGTCTTGAGATCAATTACAGACGCCTCAAAGATAACAAGAACATCAAGGTGTACACGCTTTCCGAAGTACAGAACGTTGACGGCACCCCCGGGGATTACACCGTCACCGTAAAAAGCGCGCCCAGGTATGTAAACAGCAACTGCACTTGCTGCGGTGAATGTGAAAAAGTGTGCGAAACTGAAATCAGCAATGAATTCAACTTTGGCATGAATCGGCGCAAAGCCGCATACCTGCCCCACAACATGGCCTTTCCCCAGCGGTATGTCATGGATTCAGCCATGGGCAAGGAAGACCGGGAAAAGGTCAAGGAAGCCTGCAAATATGACGCCATTGATTTTACCATGGAAGAAAGCACATTTGACCTGAAAGTCGGTGCCGTTGTCTTCGCCACCGGATGGCAGCCCTATGATGCCACCCGCATTGACAATCTTGGTTTTGGCCGGTATCAGAACATCATCACAAACATGATGCTGGAACGGTTGGCCTCTTCCAACGGTCCCACCGAAGGTAAAATCATCCGCCCGTCCGATGACAAGGCTCCGGAAACCATCGCCTTTGCCCAATGCGCAGGTTCCAGGGATGAAAACCATCTGCCCTACTGCTCATATATCTGCTGTATGGCATCCCTAAAACATGCCACATATATCAGAGCCCAATATCCGGATGCAAAAATTTACATCTATTACATTGATCTGCGGACCCCAGGAAGAAAATACGAAAACTTCTATGCCAAACTCAAAGAAGACGAAAACGTATTTTTTGTAAAAGGAAAAGTTGCTGAAGTCAGTGAAGAGAGCGGTACCGGCAATATCAATCTTGTGGCCGAAGATACCATCTCCGGGAATAAAATCAGGCAGACCGTTGATATGCTGGTGCTGGCCACCGGAATGCAACCCACCTGCGCCATTGATAAGCCCGCAGCCGATTTAACCTTTGACGACGAAGGCTTTATTATCAATGACTTTTCCAAAGGCGGCCTGTTTGCAGCAGGGTGTGCCAATAAACCGGCCGATGTTGTGACATCCAACCAGAATGCAACCGGCATGGCCCTTAAAGCCATTCAGACTCTGAGGAGGTAA
- a CDS encoding FAD-dependent oxidoreductase has product MDKKYGVYICTGCGIGDKLDIEALTGIPDEEGTNCTTHPFLCSKAGVALIQKDIDEGKVNAMVIGACSRRVNFDVFNFPGCIIERANLREGVVWPHSRETYPALTEDQKDDGEHFDRIQMKAQDYIKMGMIRLEKVNLPEPYQTQSFSKKVLVIGGGVTGMSAALDAAKAGYEVTIVEKEAAIGGYAAKLRNQMPVQPPFETLQAPVVDALIQEVEANTNIDVRTNCLVARIAGQPGEFTVTMKKPGEKIPFDVPFPLPPEELLDENGKELDADAAHEKYLKYNEGREDILSLDPNGELYGAVVLAAGWRPDVLEGEAYAHLSVDSPDVVTNDEFEMIAAKGKILRPSDGKEAKNVVFIQSAGKDEDDSDFEYTGSVTSMVALKQARYVREDYADGKAYVIYQHMRTPGLQEYFYKAMQQDDGIFMTKGAVTDVTAMSSELMVTAKNTLLGDSLVLKADMVVVASGMVPATKDNPVINLAYRQGPGFRDNDIFGQYADSNYICFPYETQRTGIYAAGTVRRAMTIEESMEDATGAALKAIQCIESANRGMAVHPRSGDMTFPEFFFQRCTQCKRCTVECPFGALDDDARGTPKANPTRCRRCGTCMGACPERIISFADYTIDSIGSQVKAISVPSEDDYDEPPLRFLALVCENDAYPALDMVGMNRVDYSPDVRMIPVRCLGSVNTIWIKDALAQGIDGVILIGCKHGDDYQCHFVKGSELAEIRVKKIGDALASLALEEERVAFVEVAIDEYDKLPQIINDFVEEVDALGPNPFKGF; this is encoded by the coding sequence ATGGATAAAAAATACGGCGTATATATCTGCACAGGCTGTGGTATCGGTGATAAACTTGATATAGAAGCGTTAACAGGTATCCCCGATGAAGAGGGCACCAACTGCACCACCCACCCCTTCCTGTGCTCCAAAGCAGGTGTTGCACTTATTCAAAAGGATATTGACGAGGGCAAGGTAAACGCCATGGTTATTGGCGCTTGCTCCCGCCGGGTGAACTTTGACGTATTTAACTTCCCCGGATGCATTATTGAACGGGCCAATTTAAGGGAAGGTGTTGTATGGCCCCATTCCCGGGAGACCTATCCGGCCCTCACCGAAGACCAGAAAGATGACGGAGAGCACTTTGACCGGATCCAGATGAAGGCCCAGGATTATATCAAAATGGGTATGATCCGCTTGGAAAAAGTCAATTTGCCTGAGCCTTACCAGACACAGTCCTTTTCCAAAAAAGTTCTGGTTATCGGCGGCGGCGTCACCGGCATGTCGGCAGCACTTGATGCTGCCAAAGCCGGTTATGAGGTTACCATCGTAGAAAAAGAGGCAGCCATTGGCGGGTATGCGGCCAAACTTCGCAACCAGATGCCTGTTCAGCCGCCCTTTGAAACCCTTCAGGCTCCGGTGGTTGACGCACTTATCCAGGAAGTTGAGGCCAACACCAATATAGATGTACGAACGAACTGCCTTGTGGCACGTATTGCCGGCCAACCCGGTGAATTCACCGTAACCATGAAAAAACCCGGTGAAAAGATCCCCTTTGACGTACCTTTTCCGCTGCCTCCTGAAGAGCTATTGGATGAAAACGGCAAAGAACTGGATGCCGACGCTGCCCATGAAAAATACCTGAAATACAATGAAGGCAGAGAAGACATCCTTTCTCTTGATCCAAATGGAGAGCTTTACGGCGCGGTTGTTCTGGCTGCCGGCTGGCGGCCCGATGTCCTGGAAGGCGAAGCATACGCTCATCTGTCGGTGGACAGTCCTGATGTGGTCACCAATGATGAATTTGAAATGATTGCAGCCAAGGGCAAAATCCTGCGTCCCTCCGACGGCAAGGAAGCCAAAAACGTTGTATTTATCCAATCTGCCGGTAAAGATGAAGATGACAGTGATTTTGAATATACCGGTTCCGTCACTTCCATGGTGGCTTTGAAACAAGCCCGCTATGTCAGGGAAGACTATGCTGACGGTAAGGCCTATGTCATTTATCAGCATATGAGAACCCCTGGTCTGCAGGAATATTTTTACAAAGCCATGCAGCAGGACGACGGCATTTTCATGACCAAGGGTGCGGTTACCGACGTTACGGCCATGAGTTCAGAATTGATGGTAACAGCCAAAAACACACTGCTGGGTGACAGCCTGGTGCTCAAAGCGGACATGGTTGTTGTGGCAAGCGGTATGGTTCCGGCCACCAAGGACAACCCGGTTATTAACCTGGCCTACCGCCAGGGTCCCGGATTCAGGGATAACGATATTTTCGGCCAGTATGCTGATTCCAACTATATCTGCTTCCCCTATGAAACCCAGAGAACGGGTATTTATGCGGCCGGTACCGTGCGCCGGGCCATGACTATAGAAGAGTCCATGGAAGACGCAACCGGTGCAGCACTGAAAGCTATTCAGTGTATTGAAAGCGCCAACCGCGGCATGGCAGTGCATCCGCGTTCCGGTGACATGACATTCCCGGAATTCTTCTTCCAAAGATGCACCCAATGCAAACGCTGCACGGTTGAATGTCCCTTCGGCGCCTTGGATGATGATGCCAGAGGAACCCCAAAAGCCAATCCCACCCGCTGCCGCCGCTGCGGTACCTGCATGGGTGCTTGTCCGGAACGTATTATCTCCTTTGCCGATTATACCATTGACAGTATCGGTTCCCAGGTCAAAGCCATTAGTGTACCGTCTGAGGATGACTATGATGAACCGCCTCTGCGTTTTCTGGCACTGGTATGTGAAAACGATGCATACCCTGCATTAGATATGGTGGGTATGAACCGCGTGGACTACTCACCTGATGTCCGTATGATTCCGGTTCGCTGCCTGGGTTCAGTAAACACCATCTGGATCAAGGACGCCTTGGCCCAAGGTATTGACGGCGTTATCCTCATCGGCTGCAAACATGGCGATGATTACCAATGCCATTTTGTCAAAGGTTCAGAACTTGCTGAAATCCGTGTAAAAAAGATCGGTGATGCACTGGCCTCACTGGCCCTTGAAGAAGAACGAGTGGCATTTGTGGAAGTCGCCATTGATGAATATGACAAACTGCCTCAGATCATCAACGACTTTGTTGAAGAAGTGGACGCACTTGGCCCGAACCCGTTCAAAGGTTTCTAA
- the qmoC gene encoding quinone-interacting membrane-bound oxidoreductase complex subunit QmoC: protein MSANYLAQPDLEFIAEIRGLGGETLKKCYQCATCSVACPIAPENSPFPRKEMIAASWGLKDKLISNGDIWLCHNCGDCTDMCPRGAAPGDVLAAIRSAAITEYATPKCLAKAINDPSKLPLLLGIPAAWFALLAIITMGFGGVMEKIFHTLFGDALGGRLHWSHAHDGAEHIIAHSNFVSTWFVDMTFVPTAIFATVVFFLALKRFIVDVHDNAVLEGKTDKTSLDYKALLMSVKNVIPMVLKHDKFNQCGSNKDRATPHMMVLFAFIGLFIVTAVCGIMLYVGGYAGPYPQLNPIKWLANVAGVALVIGSGIMIKNRLTNKTQITTYKDWFILGIVFTLGLSGMLTEMARLAEIAWLAYFFYWIHLIAIFNLFAFLPYSKMAHIVYRTVAMGYADYAHRK from the coding sequence ATGAGTGCCAATTATCTTGCCCAACCAGATCTGGAGTTCATTGCCGAGATTAGAGGTCTTGGCGGAGAAACCCTGAAAAAATGTTACCAATGTGCCACATGTTCCGTGGCCTGCCCCATTGCACCTGAAAACAGCCCTTTCCCCAGAAAGGAAATGATTGCTGCTTCATGGGGCCTTAAAGACAAACTGATCAGCAACGGCGACATCTGGCTGTGTCACAATTGCGGTGACTGCACGGATATGTGTCCCCGGGGTGCAGCCCCAGGTGATGTACTGGCAGCTATTCGCTCTGCAGCCATCACTGAATACGCAACGCCCAAATGCCTTGCCAAGGCCATAAATGATCCGTCCAAACTGCCGCTTCTGCTTGGAATCCCGGCAGCCTGGTTTGCGCTGCTTGCAATTATCACCATGGGCTTTGGCGGCGTTATGGAAAAAATTTTCCATACCCTGTTCGGCGATGCCCTTGGCGGACGTCTTCACTGGTCCCATGCCCATGACGGCGCAGAACATATTATTGCCCATTCTAACTTTGTATCCACTTGGTTTGTGGATATGACCTTTGTTCCCACGGCTATTTTTGCCACAGTTGTTTTCTTTCTTGCCTTGAAACGCTTTATTGTCGACGTTCATGACAATGCGGTTCTTGAAGGCAAAACAGACAAAACCAGCCTTGATTACAAAGCCCTTTTGATGTCTGTTAAAAATGTCATACCCATGGTGCTGAAACATGACAAATTCAACCAGTGCGGATCCAATAAAGATCGTGCCACCCCGCATATGATGGTGCTTTTTGCCTTTATCGGCCTTTTCATTGTAACTGCGGTATGCGGCATCATGCTTTACGTGGGCGGTTATGCCGGTCCTTATCCCCAGCTTAACCCCATTAAATGGCTGGCCAATGTCGCAGGTGTTGCCCTGGTCATTGGTTCAGGCATCATGATCAAGAACAGACTTACCAACAAAACCCAGATCACAACTTATAAAGACTGGTTTATTCTTGGTATTGTCTTCACCTTAGGCCTTTCCGGTATGCTCACGGAAATGGCCCGCCTGGCTGAAATCGCATGGCTTGCTTACTTCTTTTACTGGATTCACCTGATTGCTATTTTCAACCTGTTTGCATTCCTGCCGTATTCAAAAATGGCCCACATCGTCTACCGTACGGTTGCCATGGGCTATGCAGATTACGCCCACAGAAAATAA
- a CDS encoding radical SAM protein: MRYEGPIYRPPSEADSLLIQATVGCPHNKCTFCTIYKNGPRFKIRPVQDIMEDIDSASKTYGPNVKTLFFPAGNTIAMRTDNLAAICIYARKIFPDLERITVYGSSQYIHKKGRSGLKQLAEAGLNRIHVGLESGNDEILRYVKKGVDAKRQIEAGQWVVAAGLELSLYVVLGLGGAGLTEPHADATANALNQINPDFIRLRTFVPKINTPILDEVESGKFKMLGPHGILKETERLVRQLEVTSYLASDHYTNYIDVHGKLPESKNPMIEQIRAACKRPESQFRPFFIGDQ, encoded by the coding sequence ATGAGATACGAAGGCCCCATATATCGTCCACCCAGTGAAGCGGATTCACTTTTAATTCAGGCCACGGTCGGATGCCCTCACAATAAATGCACTTTTTGCACGATTTATAAAAATGGCCCACGTTTCAAAATCAGACCTGTTCAAGATATTATGGAAGATATAGATTCTGCATCCAAAACATATGGACCTAACGTCAAAACGCTATTTTTCCCGGCAGGAAATACCATTGCGATGAGAACGGATAACTTGGCCGCGATCTGTATCTATGCCCGCAAAATTTTTCCTGATTTAGAACGGATAACGGTCTATGGCTCGTCCCAATATATCCATAAAAAAGGACGAAGTGGTCTAAAACAATTGGCAGAGGCCGGGTTAAATCGTATCCATGTGGGTCTTGAATCCGGAAATGATGAGATTCTGCGCTATGTGAAAAAAGGAGTAGATGCCAAACGTCAAATCGAGGCAGGTCAGTGGGTCGTTGCCGCTGGATTAGAGTTAAGTCTCTATGTTGTATTGGGATTGGGGGGCGCGGGGTTGACAGAGCCGCATGCAGACGCTACGGCAAATGCACTTAATCAGATTAATCCCGACTTCATCAGGCTTAGAACGTTTGTACCGAAGATCAACACACCAATCTTGGATGAAGTTGAGTCCGGCAAATTTAAAATGCTGGGGCCACATGGTATTCTAAAAGAGACCGAACGCTTAGTCCGACAGTTAGAAGTGACGTCCTATTTAGCCAGTGATCATTACACAAATTATATTGATGTTCATGGTAAACTGCCAGAATCGAAAAACCCAATGATCGAGCAGATTAGAGCAGCATGCAAACGACCTGAATCGCAATTTCGGCCTTTTTTTATTGGAGATCAATAA
- a CDS encoding ammonium transporter has protein sequence MLRHCAFVVGLILLNVCPALAGDGTIDSGDTAWVTMSTALVMMMTPAGLALFYGGMSRYKNLLNTIAMTLVAYCLASVVWVAWGYSLAFGESDSLFIGNLNHLFLSGIDIHSVSGSIPTIIFVLFQQTFACIAIAIVLGSVVDRMKFSSWIVFTILWVTFVYAPVCNWAWGGGWMHHLGALDFAGGNVVHINAGVSGLMLALVLGKRNGYGKEAMIPSSVAFTALGAGLLWFGWFGFNAGSELAADGVAASAFMVTNTAAAIAGLAWLFAEWKISGKPTVLGLASGAVAGLVGITPAAGFVSLGGGFAIGAVAGVLGYMGVAVIKQKLGYDDSLDAFGIHGLCGIWGALATGLFATPTVTEGAVGLFYGNAKQLGIQLLSVIGTAAFAAIATLIVIYITKALTGGIRVDPEEELSGLDNAIHGERGFEIE, from the coding sequence ATGTTAAGACACTGTGCATTTGTCGTTGGCTTGATCCTGTTAAATGTATGCCCGGCTTTGGCCGGAGACGGCACGATTGATAGCGGAGACACCGCATGGGTAACCATGTCCACAGCCCTTGTCATGATGATGACACCGGCCGGCCTGGCCCTGTTCTATGGCGGTATGTCTCGATATAAAAATTTGCTGAACACCATTGCCATGACGCTTGTGGCTTATTGTCTGGCATCGGTGGTCTGGGTGGCCTGGGGATATTCCCTGGCTTTTGGAGAGAGCGACTCGCTTTTCATCGGTAATTTGAATCATCTGTTTTTATCCGGCATTGACATTCATTCGGTATCCGGCTCCATTCCCACCATAATTTTTGTTCTGTTTCAGCAGACCTTTGCCTGCATTGCCATTGCCATTGTTCTGGGTTCTGTTGTGGACAGAATGAAATTTTCCTCCTGGATAGTGTTCACCATTTTGTGGGTTACTTTTGTTTATGCACCCGTATGCAACTGGGCATGGGGCGGGGGATGGATGCATCACCTCGGCGCTCTGGATTTTGCCGGCGGTAACGTTGTCCACATCAATGCTGGTGTCTCAGGTCTGATGCTGGCCCTGGTTTTAGGCAAACGCAACGGCTACGGAAAGGAAGCCATGATCCCTTCCTCTGTTGCATTCACAGCCCTGGGTGCAGGGCTTCTGTGGTTTGGCTGGTTCGGCTTTAATGCAGGCAGCGAACTGGCCGCCGACGGCGTGGCAGCATCCGCGTTCATGGTCACCAACACTGCAGCAGCCATTGCAGGGCTTGCCTGGTTGTTCGCTGAGTGGAAGATATCCGGCAAGCCCACGGTTCTCGGGCTTGCCTCCGGCGCAGTTGCCGGCTTAGTGGGTATCACGCCGGCAGCCGGATTTGTCTCCCTTGGCGGTGGGTTTGCGATTGGCGCAGTGGCCGGCGTTTTAGGATATATGGGTGTCGCCGTAATCAAACAGAAGCTTGGGTACGACGATTCCCTTGATGCCTTCGGCATCCATGGGCTTTGCGGCATCTGGGGAGCCTTGGCCACCGGTCTTTTTGCCACACCCACAGTTACGGAAGGGGCGGTTGGCCTTTTTTACGGCAATGCAAAACAATTGGGCATCCAGCTTTTGTCCGTCATCGGCACCGCCGCATTTGCCGCCATTGCCACACTGATCGTCATTTATATTACCAAAGCACTCACCGGCGGAATCAGGGTGGACCCGGAGGAGGAATTATCCGGTCTTGATAATGCCATCCACGGCGAACGCGGTTTCGAAATTGAATAG
- a CDS encoding OmpA family protein, with amino-acid sequence MKELIVTGIVIVLSATLFSCATMHTNQERGTAVGAGTGAAVGAILGQVIGRNTESTLIGAGIGAALGGLTGNQVGKYMDLQEQELRHAMAASESASIRREQDILRATFKEEAYFDYDSSRLKPGAYPELKRISDILIKYPHSRIEVAGHTDAKGSEAYNQRLSERRAEVIANQLIYNGVSAQRIIAVGYGESRPISSNDAMNRRVEILIKPVMESSF; translated from the coding sequence ATGAAAGAATTGATTGTCACAGGTATTGTTATTGTTTTATCGGCCACTCTTTTTTCATGCGCAACCATGCATACGAATCAGGAGAGGGGAACAGCTGTAGGCGCAGGAACCGGCGCAGCCGTCGGAGCCATTTTAGGCCAGGTCATTGGCAGAAACACGGAATCAACGCTTATCGGCGCTGGTATCGGAGCAGCCCTCGGCGGGCTTACAGGAAATCAGGTCGGTAAATATATGGATCTGCAGGAGCAGGAGTTGCGACATGCAATGGCAGCGTCCGAATCGGCAAGTATACGACGTGAGCAGGATATTTTAAGGGCAACCTTTAAAGAAGAAGCTTATTTTGATTACGACTCAAGCCGTTTAAAACCAGGGGCATATCCAGAACTGAAAAGGATTTCGGATATTTTAATCAAGTATCCACATTCCCGCATTGAAGTGGCCGGGCACACTGACGCCAAAGGGTCGGAAGCATATAACCAGAGACTATCAGAACGAAGAGCAGAAGTTATTGCAAACCAATTAATTTACAATGGGGTTTCCGCCCAAAGAATCATAGCCGTCGGCTATGGAGAGTCTCGGCCAATCTCTTCCAATGACGCAATGAATCGTCGTGTAGAGATCCTTATTAAGCCGGTAATGGAAAGCTCATTTTAA
- a CDS encoding PHP domain-containing protein, with translation MSRSSYVDLHTHTAYTHNNGLSSVSALVERAVLYNMDALAITDSGNVSGVPEFYNACIRSGIKPIIGLGFYFADDSRFFQSTHKYHLVLLAENSTGFMHLLALAERSFTEGFYKRPRIDFELLEMYYDGLICLTGGLGGIVDKYLYAQKKREAVCFVQKCLSLFGDEHFFLELQDNGLKKNKEMIAELIELSKETGAQCVVSGGSFYVDKEDALECNELRAAHGNNQLYGDGYYFKSLEEMSSLFSMVPHAVQASRAIADRCTVLLDMDKCSKISRNDDDLSIIRQLQGCITQQ, from the coding sequence ATGAGCAGATCCTCCTATGTTGATTTACATACTCATACAGCATATACGCATAATAACGGGTTGAGTTCTGTCAGTGCCCTTGTAGAAAGGGCAGTGTTATATAACATGGATGCATTGGCGATTACGGACAGTGGAAATGTTTCCGGAGTACCGGAGTTCTATAACGCATGTATTCGTTCGGGTATAAAACCAATCATCGGATTGGGTTTTTACTTTGCTGATGACTCCCGTTTTTTCCAAAGTACCCACAAATATCACCTCGTTCTTCTGGCAGAAAACAGTACTGGTTTTATGCACCTGTTAGCATTGGCAGAACGTTCGTTTACAGAAGGGTTTTATAAGCGTCCGAGGATTGATTTTGAGTTGCTTGAGATGTATTATGACGGTCTTATTTGCCTTACGGGCGGTCTCGGGGGCATCGTTGATAAATATTTATATGCCCAGAAAAAAAGAGAGGCAGTCTGTTTTGTCCAAAAATGTTTATCTCTTTTTGGTGATGAACATTTTTTTCTGGAGCTACAGGATAATGGACTGAAAAAAAATAAGGAAATGATTGCCGAGCTGATAGAATTGTCCAAGGAAACAGGTGCGCAATGTGTGGTCAGCGGCGGAAGTTTTTATGTAGATAAAGAAGATGCCCTTGAATGTAATGAACTTCGTGCAGCACATGGTAATAATCAATTATATGGCGATGGGTACTATTTTAAATCCCTGGAAGAAATGTCGTCCCTGTTTTCAATGGTTCCTCATGCGGTACAGGCAAGTAGAGCAATTGCTGACAGATGCACGGTTTTGTTAGATATGGATAAATGCAGTAAAATATCACGAAATGATGATGACTTGTCGATCATCAGGCAGCTGCAAGGGTGTATTACTCAACAATAA
- a CDS encoding aminotransferase class I/II-fold pyridoxal phosphate-dependent enzyme: MNPIPSSDRMKNVHSDIRGPVFEKAMKMVSAGIDVLRLNTGNPETFGFTMPDSVRTALMNNVDKAVGYCDLKGMPEARKAICDYHVGKGILDLTMDDIFIGNGVSEVVNMAMTTFLNPGDEILIPSPSYSLWTNMAYIVGATPVLYHCDEASEWYPDVVDIRKKITPQTRAILIINPNNPTGALYSKEVLEQIIQIAREHNLLICSDEIYDRLVMDELEHVSTAALAPDMPVFTFNGLSKSHIVCGFRCGWLAISGPRQQIGGLIASITKLAAMRLCGNALTQLVIPAALADDESTKALISPGGRIYEQREATIKALDQIEGITYVKNAAAFYLFPKIDTPKFNITNDKKFVLDLLENKHILLVAGSGFDWPEPNHFRIVMLPESKVLSNAMQELGDFLNTYRQK; this comes from the coding sequence ATGAATCCCATACCATCTTCAGATAGAATGAAAAATGTCCATTCAGACATACGCGGTCCAGTTTTTGAAAAAGCCATGAAAATGGTTTCTGCCGGCATTGATGTGTTAAGACTCAATACAGGAAATCCAGAAACCTTTGGGTTTACAATGCCTGATAGTGTGCGCACGGCCTTAATGAATAATGTCGATAAAGCCGTTGGATATTGTGACTTAAAAGGTATGCCTGAAGCCAGAAAAGCAATATGTGACTATCACGTTGGCAAAGGAATTTTGGACCTTACCATGGATGATATATTCATTGGAAATGGTGTCAGTGAAGTTGTCAATATGGCAATGACCACATTTTTAAATCCAGGTGATGAAATTCTTATTCCATCTCCAAGTTATTCTCTTTGGACGAATATGGCGTATATTGTAGGTGCCACGCCAGTGCTTTATCACTGTGACGAGGCTTCTGAATGGTATCCTGATGTGGTCGACATTCGTAAAAAGATCACACCTCAAACACGTGCCATACTTATTATTAACCCCAATAATCCGACGGGGGCTTTATATTCAAAAGAAGTGTTAGAGCAGATCATTCAAATTGCAAGAGAACACAATTTGCTAATTTGTTCGGATGAAATTTACGACCGATTGGTGATGGATGAGTTAGAACATGTTTCTACAGCAGCACTTGCCCCTGATATGCCGGTCTTCACCTTCAATGGGTTATCCAAGTCGCACATCGTATGTGGGTTTCGTTGTGGTTGGCTGGCAATTAGCGGGCCGCGTCAGCAAATTGGTGGTTTAATCGCGTCTATTACAAAATTAGCGGCCATGCGTTTGTGTGGCAATGCCTTAACACAACTTGTGATTCCGGCGGCATTGGCGGATGATGAAAGCACCAAAGCGTTGATTTCTCCCGGCGGAAGAATTTATGAACAAAGAGAAGCGACGATCAAAGCGTTAGACCAAATTGAGGGAATTACATATGTTAAAAACGCGGCAGCATTTTATCTTTTCCCAAAAATCGATACGCCCAAATTTAATATTACAAACGACAAAAAATTTGTACTGGATTTACTGGAAAATAAGCATATTTTGCTTGTTGCGGGAAGTGGATTTGACTGGCCGGAACCAAATCATTTTAGAATAGTCATGTTGCCTGAATCAAAGGTTCTGTCAAACGCAATGCAGGAGCTAGGTGATTTCCTCAATACATATCGCCAAAAATAG